The Coccidioides posadasii str. Silveira chromosome 2, complete sequence genomic interval ATTGGCCGGCTGAAACTAGCAGAAAAGCAGTCGAACACCGCCCTTGGCTTAGCCAAATCGTTCCCTTCTTCTGTTCCGGCAGGGTCGAATCTAAACTCAGACACAGGCCCGACCATGGTAGAGATCGTTCGGCGGCATCTCGTAAACGTCCAGGAGAAGCTTGTCTCCTTTACGCGGGATAACGATTATATTTACCACCAGCCAGTCCCTAGTGAGGCGTCCTTGTCGATGATTGCCAAGCTCCCTGCCGCTAAAGCCATTCCCGTTAGTGAGCTTTATCAAGGTCAGGACATCCAGCGGATCATAGGTCCAGATATTTTCCAGAAGATAGTGCCAATGTCTGTCACGGAGTCTGCAAGCCTATATGATGAAGAAAAGGCGAAGCTTGTTCGTGCTGAAGTGGAAAAAGTTGAAGCTGCCAACGGAGAAATGGCTGCTGGCCTTGACTTCCTGAAACTACCGGGAAGTCTAAATATCCTGAAGGGAAGCATAGATCAAGAACTGGCTTGCGATGAAGATTTTAGATCGTGGTGCGCAGAAGTTGCAAGCCACCAACCTTTCCGTGGGACACTGGATGATCTACAAGAAGACAAGATTACTCTGCTCAGCACGTTGGAACAGTGCTCCAAGCAGCTTGATATGGAAGAAAGTGTCTGCGAGAAGATGCGGTCAAAATACGGGGCGGATTGGACCCAGCAACCAAGCTCACGACTTACTGCGACTTTGAGAAGCGATATTAGGACTTATCGTGGGACTATTGATGAAGCAAGCGCAAGCGATTCCCAACTCCTAGTCACTCTCAGACAATATGAAGGAGATTTCGAGGACATGCATGCAGCTGGTGAATCAGGAGAAGCAGACGTTCTATTCCAGCAGGCAATGATTAAGGCCGGGTCAAAACAGGGCAAGGGCGGGACCAGCAGTCCTTATCCTGCTGCACCTGAAGGTAGTCTATTGGATGAGGACTTCGGAGAAGGAACTGTGTCCGTGTCAGAACAAATCACAAGAGTGGAAGAGCTGCTGCGAAAGTTGAATCTTGTTAAGAGGGACCGAATGCAGACGTTAAAGGATCTGAAAGACAAGGTAATGTCGTCTGCTTTAACAATAAAGAAAGGAGTCAATACTGACACAGAACGAAGGTTCATAACGATGACATCTCCAACGTGCTCATTTTAAATAAGAAATCTATAGCCAACCAAGAAGAGCAACTCTTCCAGGCGGAGTTGGAGAAGTTTAGACCACATCAAACTCGGTTGCTTCAGGCAAATCACAAGCAAACCGCTCTAATGAAGGAGCTAGCCAAGGTATACGGAGACCTGTTGCAGGATAAACGGGTGCGAGCAGAGCAATCTAAATATGAGACCCTATCACGACAACGAAATAGCGTGATATCAAAATATCGGAAAGTCCATAAAGCATTTAAGGAGCTTCTGTCGGGTCTGGACCAAGCGCAGACGTTTTACATGCAGATGAAAGATACGGTCGATAGCCTGAAGAAGAACGTGGATACTTTCCTTAACAACCGTCGGTCTGAAGGAGCACAGCTGTTAAACCAGATCGAGCGCGATAAGAGTTCCACAGGCCACGAAGACCGAGAGCGAGAAAAATTGAAACAACTGATGGAACGATTATCGATGGAACCGACTTCCACGTCACCATCATCCTCTAAGCCGAGGCCCAGTGCAATCAAGGTATCATCCTCAGCTACGAAATCCTCTCCCATTTCTCCCCATCATGGCGGGTCCGCTGCCGCTGGAGGACAGATACCCAGTCCCCACAATCAGAAACCTTCCTCCATATCATATCCTTCTTACCCAGCCAGCAACCCCCCTCCTCCCGAAGTCTATAACCCAGCTCAACCTTACCAACAGCACACGTCAGAAGTTTACAACCCCATGGCCTACTTCTACCAGACACCGACTTCACCACCACCAGGCCAACAATACTTTAGCCCGGGCCCTTCTCCATATGGTGGATATCCAGGTCAATCGCCTTACATGCCCCAGGGGTATGTTCCTCCCCCACCTCCCCCCCGACCTCATCGTTCCTCGGGATATAATGCTCAGACGGGCTCGTACATGACGAATCCCGGTGTTGTAGCTTATCAACAAGGTCCAGGGCGGCCTCCAAGCCAACCTCAAGGTGGCCAACCCGGCTCAACCTCGGCGCATAATGATCCATGGGCCGGATTAAATGCGTGGAAGTGAGCTTCGTGGCCCATGATTATCCCTTCGCTTAACAGAAGATAGGAATAGATCCAATTAATTTACCCCCAAAATAGCCTGCTATTGGCTGGTTTGTACAAATCAAGTCAGTCGTGAGAGAGGGATCTCGGTTCTTCATTTAGGGGCAGGGCACCATTTTTCCCACTCTCCGGGAACGATATGATGAGGACTATGGAATAACATGAACTTATATATACATGAGTGCTGAAAATATCGACTATGCACGAAACTGGATTTGAGAATACCGGGTAGGAAATAGAACTGGATGGTATACGCCAATTGTTTGTCGCTTTGTCGTATAAAATTTCcaaatgtactccgtatttggCAACTATTTTCACTCGGGCCGTGTGATAATTGTG includes:
- the BRO1 gene encoding bck1-like resistance to osmotic shock (EggNog:ENOG410PGNU~COG:U~BUSCO:1752at33183); the protein is MVQSPMISCPLKDTNEIDWIQPLKSYIRHTYGDDPERYSEECATLNRLRQDMRGAGRDSATGRDLLYRYYGQLELLDLRFPVDENHIKISFTWYDAFTRKATSQYSLAYEKASIIFNISAVLSCHAANQSRSDDTGLKTAYHSFQASAGMFTYINDNFLHAPSTDLSRDTVKTLIAITLAQAQEVFLEKQVRDEKKPGFLAKLASQAAHLYSQASEGVQENVTKGTFEKVWATLVLIKASHLSSVAGYYQAIADDGTGIHGVSIGRLKLAEKQSNTALGLAKSFPSSVPAGSNLNSDTGPTMVEIVRRHLVNVQEKLVSFTRDNDYIYHQPVPSEASLSMIAKLPAAKAIPVSELYQGQDIQRIIGPDIFQKIVPMSVTESASLYDEEKAKLVRAEVEKVEAANGEMAAGLDFLKLPGSLNILKGSIDQELACDEDFRSWCAEVASHQPFRGTLDDLQEDKITLLSTLEQCSKQLDMEESVCEKMRSKYGADWTQQPSSRLTATLRSDIRTYRGTIDEASASDSQLLVTLRQYEGDFEDMHAAGESGEADVLFQQAMIKAGSKQGKGGTSSPYPAAPEGSLLDEDFGEGTVSVSEQITRVEELLRKLNLVKRDRMQTLKDLKDKVHNDDISNVLILNKKSIANQEEQLFQAELEKFRPHQTRLLQANHKQTALMKELAKVYGDLLQDKRVRAEQSKYETLSRQRNSVISKYRKVHKAFKELLSGLDQAQTFYMQMKDTVDSLKKNVDTFLNNRRSEGAQLLNQIERDKSSTGHEDREREKLKQLMERLSMEPTSTSPSSSKPRPSAIKVSSSATKSSPISPHHGGSAAAGGQIPSPHNQKPSSISYPSYPASNPPPPEVYNPAQPYQQHTSEVYNPMAYFYQTPTSPPPGQQYFSPGPSPYGGYPGQSPYMPQGYVPPPPPPRPHRSSGYNAQTGSYMTNPGVVAYQQGPGRPPSQPQGGQPGSTSAHNDPWAGLNAWK